In Cryptomeria japonica chromosome 10, Sugi_1.0, whole genome shotgun sequence, a genomic segment contains:
- the LOC131859213 gene encoding ankyrin repeat-containing protein NPR4-like, translated as MGNSSIETDFFEACESGDMKQAKRLFGRRDFDPTKLDGMKTTVEGRSCLHVAVLAGDEVLLERLVKKLNQQKFTDEGDKRGDTALHLAVWKYRVDLVKVLLDLSLPNKKGESPLCIAVKFGFLDVVKELIDPDPETTTKRLLKPEAAQNLCKDKNVKLSKSLSTNASDNEGKRDKETVKSQPIVEGDTSLHIAAKNKNEPIVGLLRKVHGVNKQALNSEGKTPLDVAREVTEYHESFRIIKKLTDYKPSPKPFMYCAPEVSKEKHERAREMVNKSFEERRETELVVAALLATMAFTAVFTVPGGSYQDSDNQNRGTPIFLGYYMFKLFIIFDCISFFLSLFVCILWQMASELTTEDKMMFMTLSTLLTCFIFGFNACGFMAAVYTILEFCYSLISVAL; from the exons ATGGGGAATTCATCTATTGAAACGGACTTCTTTGAAGCTTGTGAAAGTGGCGATATGAAACAAGCAAAAAGGCTGTTCGGACGCAGAGATTTCGATCCGACAAAATTAGATGGAATGAAGACAACGGTGGAGGGAAGAAGCTGTTTACATGTTGCAGTACTTGCAGGAGACGAAG TATTATTGGAAAGATTGGTGAAAAAATTAAATCAACAAAAGTTCACCGACGAAGGGGACAAGCGAGGAGACACGGCTTTGCACTTAGCCGTGTGGAAATATCGTGTCGATCTGGTGAAAGTGTTGTTAGACTTAAGCCTGCCAAATAAAAAGGGAGAAAGTCCCCTATGCATAGCAGTAAAGTTTGGATTCCTGGATGTTGTAAAGGAGTTGATAGATCCTGATCCGGAGACCACTACAAAGAGGTTACTTAAGCCGGAGGCCGCGCAAAACTTATGTAAAGAT AAAAATGTCAAATTATCAAAGAGCTTATCAACAAACGCATCTGATAATGAAGGTAAGCGTGATAAGGAAACTGTTAAAAGCCAGCCAATTGTTGAAGGAGACACGTCTTTACATATTGCAGCAAAGAACAAAAATGAGCCA ATTGTGGGTTTGTTGCGGAAGGTACATGGGGTGAACAAGCAGGCCCTCAATAGTGAGGGCAAAACGCCGCTGGATGTTGCAAGAGAAGTCACGGAATACCACGAATCTTTCAGGATCATAAAAAAGCTCACAGATTATAAACCCAGTCCCAAGCCATTCATGTATTGTGCGCCAGAGGTGAGCAAAGAAAAGCACGAGAGAGCAAGGGAAATGGTAAACAAATCATTCGAAGAGAGACGTGAGACGGAACTGGTGGTGGCAGCGTTGTTGGCCACCATGGCATTTACGGCAGTGTTCACGGTTCCAGGTGGTTCGTACCAGGATTCTGACAATCAGAACCGAGGGACCCCTATTTTCCTAGGCTACTATATGTTTAAGCTCTTTATTATTTTCGACTGCATATCTTTCTTTCTATCTCTCTTCGTTTGTATCCTGTGGCAGATGGCTTCAGAGCTTACCACAGAGGACAAGATGATGTTCATGACCCTCAGTACTTTATTAACCTGCTTCATCTTTGGATTCAACGCTTGTGGTTTTATGGCTGCAGTGTATACGATATTGGAATTCTGTTATTCATTGATTTCTGTGGCACTTTAG